The following are encoded together in the Aciduricibacillus chroicocephali genome:
- a CDS encoding PCYCGC motif-containing (lipo)protein, whose protein sequence is MKKTILSIGFCTMILLSACANESSAPGGPSEPQQKDNEPKITQHGGDIREETSNIKTLPTFLNSKPENMQNIYAAAGQHKELLEQMPCYCGCGESAGHKDNYDCFVHENENNGKVVWDDHGTKCQVCLEIAAEAITESQNGKSDAEIRKAIDEKYKEGYAEPTPTPAVS, encoded by the coding sequence TTGAAGAAAACCATTCTATCCATCGGCTTTTGCACCATGATCCTCCTCAGCGCTTGCGCAAATGAGAGTTCTGCTCCTGGAGGGCCTTCTGAACCTCAGCAAAAAGACAACGAGCCAAAAATCACTCAGCATGGCGGAGACATTAGGGAAGAAACATCTAATATTAAAACACTGCCGACATTCCTGAATAGTAAGCCTGAGAACATGCAAAATATTTATGCTGCAGCAGGACAACATAAAGAATTACTTGAACAGATGCCATGTTATTGCGGGTGCGGTGAATCTGCCGGGCATAAAGACAACTATGATTGCTTCGTTCATGAAAATGAAAATAACGGCAAAGTCGTCTGGGATGATCACGGAACGAAATGCCAAGTCTGCCTCGAGATTGCAGCAGAAGCCATTACAGAAAGCCAAAACGGCAAATCCGATGCGGAAATTCGCAAGGCCATTGACGAAAAATATAAAGAAGGCTATGCAGAGCCGACTCCAACACCAGCTGTCTCTTAA
- a CDS encoding catalase, protein MSDKNEPRNEKDRQLDQYRVNDRDKPMTTNQGVKVSEDEFSLKAGDRGPTLMEDFHFREKLTHFDHERIPERVVHARGYAAHGEFECYEPMKEFTRAGFLSEKGKKTPVFVRFSTVLGSRGSADTVRDVRGFATKFYTEEGNYDLVGNNMPVFFIQDAIKFPDIIHAGKPEPDTEIPQAATAHDTFWDFVANNQETAHQVMWLMSDRGIPRSFRMMEGFGINTFRFVNEEEEAFFVKFHWKPKLGVHSLVWEEAQEISGKDPDFHRRDLYESIETENYPEYELGVQIVPQDDEFRFPFDVLDATKLWPEELVPVKIIGKMTLNRNVDNVFAETEQVAFHPGNVVPGIDFTNDPLLQGRLFSYIDTQLIRLGGPNFHEIPINRPICPFFNNQRDGYHRQTINKGKVSYHKNSLWNNTPSPVPPSKGGYKHYEEKVEGRKIRARSDSFKDHFSQAKLFWNSLTPVEKQHTVNGFSFELGKVQSKSLRQQNVEMFAHVDYELARQIADNVGVERPRHVESSGVANSKAISQENTVKLPNTRRVAVLIADGFNSNVVLNVLESLAKQGIQAYIISEKLGPVTGNDGIQLEATKTFQTGPSVLFDAVYIVAGARASKQFAKDALNYVSEAYRHFKPIGATGEGISWLELMKIGNVPGVIVQKSDGREFTNRFIAAIARHRFWNRPI, encoded by the coding sequence ATGTCTGACAAGAATGAACCGAGAAACGAAAAGGACAGACAGCTGGATCAGTATCGGGTAAATGATAGAGATAAACCAATGACAACAAATCAAGGTGTAAAAGTTTCCGAGGATGAGTTCTCATTGAAAGCAGGGGACCGCGGTCCGACATTGATGGAGGACTTTCATTTTAGAGAGAAGCTGACCCATTTTGATCATGAACGGATACCAGAGCGGGTCGTACATGCCAGAGGATATGCGGCCCATGGAGAATTTGAATGTTATGAACCAATGAAAGAATTTACAAGGGCAGGTTTTCTAAGCGAAAAGGGTAAGAAAACGCCTGTCTTTGTACGTTTTTCAACTGTGTTGGGCTCTCGCGGCTCAGCAGATACAGTACGGGATGTACGCGGCTTTGCAACGAAGTTTTATACGGAAGAAGGAAATTACGACCTTGTCGGGAACAATATGCCGGTATTTTTCATTCAGGATGCAATTAAATTCCCGGACATCATTCATGCTGGCAAGCCTGAGCCCGATACAGAGATACCGCAAGCAGCTACGGCTCATGATACATTTTGGGATTTTGTAGCTAATAATCAGGAGACGGCACATCAAGTCATGTGGCTCATGTCAGACAGAGGCATACCACGCAGTTTCCGTATGATGGAAGGTTTCGGGATCAATACGTTCCGCTTTGTAAATGAAGAGGAAGAGGCATTTTTTGTGAAGTTTCATTGGAAACCGAAGCTTGGTGTACATTCGCTCGTTTGGGAAGAGGCTCAGGAAATTAGCGGAAAAGACCCCGATTTCCATAGAAGAGACTTGTATGAGTCGATAGAGACGGAAAATTATCCGGAATATGAGCTTGGTGTACAAATTGTGCCCCAGGATGATGAATTCAGATTCCCGTTTGATGTGCTGGATGCAACGAAATTATGGCCTGAGGAGCTCGTTCCGGTCAAAATTATCGGGAAGATGACGCTGAATCGCAACGTCGATAATGTTTTTGCTGAAACAGAGCAGGTTGCATTCCACCCGGGTAATGTTGTACCTGGCATTGATTTTACAAACGACCCTTTGTTGCAGGGAAGGCTTTTCTCATATATTGATACACAGCTGATCAGACTGGGAGGCCCGAACTTTCACGAGATTCCGATTAACCGGCCAATCTGCCCGTTTTTTAACAATCAGAGGGACGGCTATCACCGACAGACGATCAATAAAGGTAAGGTCTCCTATCATAAGAACTCTTTATGGAACAATACACCGAGCCCTGTTCCACCTTCCAAAGGTGGTTATAAACACTATGAGGAGAAGGTGGAAGGGAGGAAAATACGGGCCAGAAGTGATAGTTTTAAAGACCATTTCTCACAAGCAAAGTTGTTCTGGAACAGCTTGACGCCTGTAGAGAAACAGCACACGGTGAATGGCTTCAGTTTTGAGCTTGGAAAGGTACAGAGTAAGTCACTTCGCCAGCAGAACGTTGAGATGTTCGCTCATGTGGATTATGAATTAGCCCGTCAAATTGCAGATAATGTTGGTGTGGAGCGGCCGAGGCATGTCGAATCTTCTGGTGTGGCAAATTCTAAAGCAATCAGTCAGGAAAACACAGTCAAACTGCCGAACACTAGGAGAGTAGCTGTACTGATTGCAGACGGGTTTAACAGCAATGTTGTGCTTAATGTATTGGAATCATTAGCGAAGCAGGGGATACAGGCGTATATCATTAGCGAAAAGCTTGGTCCTGTGACAGGAAACGATGGGATTCAACTGGAAGCAACAAAAACCTTCCAGACGGGGCCATCTGTGTTGTTTGATGCAGTGTATATTGTAGCAGGAGCAAGAGCTTCTAAACAATTTGCTAAAGATGCTCTGAACTATGTGAGTGAAGCATATAGGCATTTTAAACCGATCGGAGCAACGGGGGAAGGCATTAGTTGGCTTGAATTGATGAAGATTGGCAATGTACCAGGAGTTATTGTCCAAAAGAGTGATGGAAGAGAGTTTACTAATCGTTTTATTGCGGCAATTGCTCGTCATCGCTTCTGGAATCGTCCTATTTGA
- a CDS encoding ParM/StbA family protein, whose product MSKSRIAAIDVGNDALKANFGKMENEMYIPNVIARDMTDRPVIGIEELDEKEAINNLHIKVHSPALEENSAIYRVGNLATKASNSAELDPGSSKSEEDQTLVMLFAALALDAVESGEFSDRNGLYEANYTLGTGLPIREVKEGKDVGYRAQLLGSVHQVEFLVTPKHQGKKVNIKFDEVKVYPEGFAAYVNLIMDNDLKVINKELMDKQILIQDIGGLSTDIAVIRNRNVDDDKAQGFNLGVAEALEDIREAIRTKHGVELDSRRDVVDIITRKNNRHHIMVKGSRTNVHDITDHILLELAKKEYRFLKNTWAKNSQSEICYFVGGGSAVLKDYIKALNNKLDGFNIEFFEDENESIWMMANAYYKLITDFVKRQDKTEQPQQAKKEAAAPVAATKEK is encoded by the coding sequence TTGAGTAAATCTAGAATCGCAGCTATTGATGTTGGAAACGATGCTTTGAAAGCAAACTTTGGAAAAATGGAAAATGAAATGTACATACCGAATGTGATTGCACGTGACATGACAGATCGTCCTGTAATCGGCATCGAAGAGTTGGATGAAAAAGAAGCGATTAACAACTTGCACATAAAAGTACACTCACCTGCATTGGAAGAGAATAGTGCAATCTATCGTGTGGGGAATCTTGCAACGAAAGCGAGCAACTCTGCTGAACTTGATCCAGGAAGCAGCAAATCTGAAGAAGACCAGACACTTGTCATGCTCTTTGCAGCACTTGCGCTTGATGCAGTCGAAAGCGGAGAATTCTCTGACCGCAACGGTCTTTATGAAGCGAACTACACACTTGGTACAGGTTTGCCGATACGTGAAGTTAAAGAAGGTAAAGATGTTGGCTACCGTGCTCAGCTTCTTGGTTCAGTGCACCAGGTCGAATTCCTTGTAACACCTAAGCACCAGGGTAAGAAAGTTAATATTAAATTCGATGAAGTTAAAGTTTATCCAGAAGGCTTTGCAGCATATGTGAACCTGATTATGGATAACGACTTGAAAGTTATTAACAAAGAATTGATGGACAAGCAGATCCTTATTCAGGATATTGGCGGTTTGTCCACAGATATCGCTGTTATCCGCAACCGCAATGTTGATGATGACAAAGCACAAGGGTTCAATCTTGGCGTAGCTGAAGCTTTGGAAGATATTCGTGAAGCGATTCGCACAAAACATGGTGTTGAACTTGATAGCCGCCGAGATGTTGTGGATATCATCACACGCAAGAACAATCGCCATCACATCATGGTAAAAGGTTCACGTACGAATGTACATGATATTACAGACCACATTCTTCTTGAGTTGGCGAAAAAGGAATATCGCTTCCTTAAAAATACTTGGGCGAAAAACTCCCAGTCTGAAATCTGCTATTTCGTCGGTGGCGGTTCAGCCGTATTGAAAGATTACATCAAAGCTCTAAATAACAAGCTTGATGGCTTCAACATTGAATTCTTTGAAGATGAGAACGAAAGCATCTGGATGATGGCTAATGCGTATTACAAGCTGATCACAGACTTCGTCAAGAGACAGGACAAAACGGAACAGCCGCAGCAAGCGAAGAAAGAAGCAGCTGCGCCTGTTGCAGCAACTAAAGAAAAGTAA
- a CDS encoding catalase, translating to MSNNKKNEQLEQFKTDDHGKKMTTNQGLKISEDEFSLKAGTRGPTLMEDFHFREKMTHFDHERIPERVVHARGYAAHGEFECYESMKEYTKADFLSEKGKKTPVFVRFSTVQGSKGSAELARDVRGFATKFYTDEGNYDLVGNNMPVFFIQDAIKFPDVVHAVKPEPHNEIPQAASAHDTFWDFVANNQESAHHALWLLSDRAIPRSFRMMEGFGVHTFRFVNTEGKGSFVKFHWKPKLGVHSVVWDEAQKINGKNPDFHRQDLYEAIDSGNYPEWELGVQIVPEEDEFKFDFDLLDPTKLIPEEDVPVKIIGKMTLNRNVDNVFAETEQVAFHPGHVVPGIDFTNDPLLQGRLFSYTDTQLIRLGGPNFHELPINRPVCPFFNNQRDGYGRQTINVGQVNYHKNSLANNTPEPALPTEGGFEHYQEKVEGRKVRARSDSFKDHFSQATLFWRSLSDVEKQHAIEALSFELGMCKEKSVRQQVVDMYANVHLDLAQPVARNIGVDVPQEGVTGDGKQSPALSQENSSKLPDTRKVAVLVAEGFDASVIKVVDEMQKQGLEPAYVGEMLGPIKAADGTEVEVEKTFLTGASVLFDAVYVAGGEQADEAFNKKVEEYVQEAFEHYKLVAALTDEAAIMDKLDIRNATGVLIDDKVNKGFAKEFAVLAAKHRFWDRNLQAG from the coding sequence TTGTCTAATAACAAAAAGAATGAACAGCTGGAGCAATTCAAAACAGATGATCATGGAAAGAAGATGACAACGAACCAGGGATTGAAAATTTCGGAGGATGAGTTTTCTTTAAAAGCTGGTACTCGGGGTCCAACTCTGATGGAAGACTTCCACTTCCGCGAAAAAATGACCCACTTTGATCATGAACGCATTCCGGAGCGGGTCGTGCATGCACGCGGTTATGCGGCACATGGTGAGTTCGAATGTTATGAATCAATGAAAGAATATACAAAGGCTGATTTCCTAAGTGAAAAAGGCAAGAAAACGCCTGTATTTGTTCGCTTTTCAACTGTACAGGGAAGCAAAGGTTCTGCTGAATTGGCTCGTGATGTGCGGGGCTTTGCGACGAAGTTCTACACAGATGAAGGGAACTATGATCTTGTCGGGAATAATATGCCTGTCTTCTTCATTCAGGATGCTATCAAGTTCCCTGATGTCGTTCATGCGGTAAAGCCGGAACCACATAATGAGATTCCGCAGGCAGCCTCAGCTCACGATACATTTTGGGACTTTGTTGCCAATAACCAGGAATCGGCACACCATGCGCTTTGGCTCCTCTCAGACCGAGCAATTCCGCGCAGCTTCCGCATGATGGAAGGGTTCGGTGTTCATACTTTCCGCTTCGTTAACACTGAAGGCAAGGGAAGCTTTGTGAAGTTCCATTGGAAGCCTAAGCTCGGTGTCCATTCTGTCGTATGGGACGAAGCACAGAAGATTAACGGTAAAAATCCGGACTTCCATCGCCAGGACTTGTACGAGGCTATTGATTCAGGCAATTATCCTGAATGGGAGCTGGGAGTGCAAATTGTTCCGGAAGAAGATGAATTTAAGTTTGATTTCGACTTGCTTGACCCGACAAAACTGATTCCAGAAGAAGATGTGCCGGTTAAAATCATTGGCAAGATGACTTTGAACCGAAACGTTGACAATGTGTTTGCAGAGACGGAACAGGTTGCGTTCCATCCGGGACATGTCGTTCCTGGTATTGACTTTACAAACGATCCTTTGCTGCAAGGACGTCTATTCTCTTACACGGACACACAGCTGATCCGCTTAGGGGGTCCAAACTTCCATGAGCTGCCGATCAACCGTCCAGTCTGCCCGTTCTTCAATAACCAGCGTGATGGCTATGGCAGGCAGACTATCAATGTCGGCCAGGTAAACTATCATAAAAACTCTCTCGCAAACAATACACCGGAACCAGCTCTTCCGACAGAGGGCGGTTTTGAGCATTACCAGGAAAAAGTTGAAGGCCGTAAAGTAAGAGCACGCAGTGATAGCTTCAAGGATCACTTCTCGCAAGCGACTTTGTTCTGGAGAAGTTTGTCCGACGTTGAAAAACAGCATGCAATTGAAGCATTAAGCTTCGAACTCGGCATGTGCAAAGAGAAGTCTGTCCGCCAGCAAGTCGTTGACATGTACGCAAACGTTCACTTGGATCTAGCACAGCCTGTAGCGCGAAATATTGGCGTAGACGTGCCTCAGGAGGGCGTTACAGGGGATGGCAAGCAATCACCTGCCCTAAGTCAGGAAAACAGCTCAAAGCTCCCTGATACACGTAAAGTGGCTGTCCTCGTCGCAGAAGGTTTTGACGCATCTGTCATAAAAGTTGTGGATGAGATGCAAAAACAAGGATTGGAGCCGGCATATGTCGGCGAAATGCTTGGGCCGATAAAAGCGGCAGATGGTACGGAGGTAGAAGTAGAAAAGACGTTCCTTACGGGGGCATCTGTACTGTTTGATGCTGTGTATGTGGCAGGTGGTGAGCAGGCGGATGAAGCTTTCAATAAGAAAGTAGAGGAATATGTGCAGGAAGCATTCGAACATTATAAACTTGTTGCGGCATTGACAGATGAGGCTGCAATTATGGACAAGTTGGATATTCGTAATGCAACTGGTGTCCTTATTGACGACAAAGTAAATAAAGGATTTGCAAAGGAATTTGCAGTGTTAGCAGCGAAGCATCGCTTCTGGGATCGTAATTTGCAAGCTGGCTAA
- a CDS encoding DUF4396 domain-containing protein, translating into MLEAISWLALCLGLICSLIIIIDLFRHPQHMTIMNLVWPLNGWFLGPFALLAYFKWGRIMTKDLNLQDNRSNAAKVFVSTSHCASGCSFGDALGVPIIVLTSMTIAGSVLFAHYIVEFILAYIFGILFQFASIYPMNKEQGKTKAFIASIKADTVSLIAFEIGMFGWMAIVQFFLFNNPPEPTSPIYWFMMQIAMILGFLTSYPANWWLIKNGTKHAM; encoded by the coding sequence ATGCTCGAAGCAATTTCCTGGTTAGCCCTATGCCTCGGTCTTATTTGCAGTCTGATTATCATCATTGATCTCTTCCGTCATCCTCAACATATGACAATCATGAATCTTGTCTGGCCTCTGAACGGCTGGTTTCTCGGACCATTTGCCTTATTGGCCTATTTCAAGTGGGGACGTATTATGACAAAAGACCTTAACCTTCAAGACAATAGAAGCAATGCTGCAAAAGTTTTCGTATCCACATCCCATTGTGCGTCTGGCTGTTCATTCGGCGATGCGCTTGGTGTGCCGATTATCGTGCTCACTAGTATGACAATAGCTGGATCGGTTCTTTTTGCACATTATATCGTGGAATTTATCCTCGCTTATATTTTCGGAATACTGTTCCAGTTTGCATCCATTTATCCGATGAACAAAGAGCAAGGCAAAACAAAAGCATTCATTGCATCCATTAAAGCAGATACGGTCTCACTAATAGCCTTTGAAATCGGAATGTTTGGCTGGATGGCAATTGTTCAATTTTTCCTTTTCAACAATCCTCCAGAGCCAACAAGTCCTATTTATTGGTTTATGATGCAAATCGCCATGATTCTCGGCTTCCTGACGAGCTATCCTGCGAACTGGTGGTTGATCAAAAATGGTACCAAACATGCTATGTAA
- the rlmN gene encoding 23S rRNA (adenine(2503)-C(2))-methyltransferase RlmN, whose amino-acid sequence MSKQSIYGMTYEQLTDWLVDHGQQKFRVRQVWDWLYKKRVTSFADMRNIGKNLIALLDEHFVLHTLEEEIKQESKDGTIKFLFKLSDGNLIETVLMRFNYGLSVCVTTQVGCNIGCSFCASGLLRKSRDLTGGEIVEQIMNVQAHLDSKGKGERVSHIVVMGIGEPFDNYNNLMDFLHVVNDKEGLSIGARHITVSTSGIVPKIKEFADTGLQINLAISLHAPNNDLRTQVMKINRAYPIEKLMDSVDYYLERMNRRITFEYIMLRGVNDGQEQARELARLLHDKRHLAYVNLIPYNSVDESGYKRSESADIQAFYETLKGKGIPCGVRWENGADIDAACGQLRSKQIKKQTAS is encoded by the coding sequence ATGAGCAAACAATCCATTTACGGGATGACATATGAACAATTGACTGATTGGCTAGTCGACCATGGCCAGCAGAAGTTCCGCGTTCGCCAAGTGTGGGACTGGCTTTACAAGAAACGTGTCACTTCATTCGCTGATATGAGGAATATAGGCAAGAACTTGATTGCATTGCTGGATGAGCATTTCGTCCTGCATACGCTGGAAGAGGAGATCAAACAGGAATCGAAGGATGGTACGATCAAATTCTTGTTCAAACTTTCCGATGGTAATCTGATTGAGACAGTACTAATGCGCTTCAACTATGGGCTTAGTGTCTGTGTAACGACGCAAGTAGGCTGCAATATCGGCTGCTCGTTCTGTGCAAGCGGTCTGTTGCGCAAGAGTCGTGACCTGACTGGCGGAGAAATCGTCGAACAAATTATGAATGTACAGGCTCACCTTGATTCTAAAGGTAAAGGGGAGCGCGTGAGCCATATCGTTGTAATGGGGATTGGTGAGCCATTTGACAACTATAACAATCTGATGGACTTCCTACATGTTGTTAACGATAAGGAAGGACTTTCTATCGGAGCACGCCACATTACAGTTTCAACGAGCGGCATTGTACCGAAAATTAAAGAGTTCGCTGATACAGGTTTGCAGATCAACCTCGCAATCTCATTGCATGCGCCGAATAATGATCTTCGCACGCAAGTTATGAAGATTAACAGGGCGTATCCGATTGAGAAGCTTATGGATTCCGTCGATTATTACTTGGAGCGGATGAATCGCCGGATTACGTTTGAATATATTATGCTGCGTGGTGTGAATGACGGTCAGGAGCAAGCACGTGAACTTGCCCGCCTGTTACATGATAAGCGCCATTTGGCATATGTGAACCTCATCCCTTACAACTCAGTAGATGAGTCCGGATACAAGCGCAGTGAATCGGCTGATATCCAGGCATTTTATGAAACACTTAAAGGAAAAGGCATTCCTTGCGGCGTTCGCTGGGAAAACGGTGCTGATATTGATGCAGCATGCGGCCAGCTCCGCAGTAAACAAATTAAAAAACAGACAGCAAGCTGA
- a CDS encoding methyl-accepting chemotaxis protein, whose product MIKFTTIRKKLLTGFSIILIIIAIFGLYTSLVMQDSKSHVEKLMNEQLNHLVLDDELESNMNLQAAYMRGYFLFGDESAKKRYQSAVDEGIALDKKASKLTKNPVILQVMQDKIEWGTKVDTAMNLYDAGKKKEALSLIRTEIIPLTEEITGTLQKVANERKSEMNKSSDDLIANSSKVIKVTVFISILAIVAGLFIATFTARLISKPILQLKERMQEMEKGDFSNEPLEVSSQDEIKDLVDAANSMSSQFSHVIGEMSGVAAEMTNRSAELTQSADEVRAGSEQVATTMEELASGAESQASRAADLSSMMNSFSEKAETANVSGGNAGTRAEEVLKLTNEGASLMHSSTSQMEHIDSIVKQAADKMENLDVQSKEISKLVTVIHAIAEQTNLLALNAAIEAARAGEHGKGFAVVADEVRKLAEQVTNSVTEITGFVNDIQTESGSVAASLRDGYAEVAAGTQQVKETGRTFEIITAAVESVAESIQSVSDNLSEMNESSHKMGMFSEEIAAVSEQSAAGIEETSASSEETSSSMEEVAANARELSTLAENLNSLVKQFKV is encoded by the coding sequence TTGATTAAATTTACAACGATTAGAAAGAAGTTGCTTACGGGGTTTTCGATTATACTTATAATCATTGCCATCTTTGGTCTTTATACGAGTCTTGTTATGCAAGATTCAAAAAGCCACGTTGAGAAGTTGATGAACGAACAGCTCAATCATCTAGTACTCGATGATGAACTCGAATCAAATATGAATCTACAGGCTGCTTATATGCGCGGTTATTTCCTTTTTGGAGATGAATCTGCCAAGAAGAGATATCAGAGCGCTGTTGATGAAGGGATTGCTCTGGATAAAAAAGCTTCGAAGCTAACTAAAAATCCGGTAATCTTGCAAGTGATGCAAGACAAAATTGAGTGGGGAACAAAAGTTGATACAGCAATGAATCTCTATGATGCCGGCAAGAAAAAAGAGGCTTTGTCACTTATTCGTACGGAAATAATTCCGCTGACTGAAGAGATAACAGGAACGCTTCAGAAAGTTGCGAATGAGCGAAAGAGTGAAATGAATAAAAGTAGTGACGATCTTATTGCAAACAGCTCTAAAGTCATTAAAGTGACGGTCTTCATCAGCATTCTTGCCATCGTTGCAGGTTTATTCATTGCTACATTCACAGCTCGTCTTATTTCAAAGCCGATTTTACAACTGAAAGAGCGTATGCAGGAAATGGAGAAAGGCGACTTTAGCAACGAACCATTGGAAGTGTCCAGCCAGGATGAGATAAAAGATCTTGTCGATGCGGCAAATAGTATGAGCAGTCAGTTCAGCCATGTTATTGGAGAGATGAGCGGAGTAGCCGCAGAAATGACGAACCGGAGTGCCGAACTTACACAGTCGGCAGATGAAGTACGGGCCGGCTCGGAACAAGTGGCAACGACAATGGAAGAGCTTGCTTCAGGGGCGGAGTCACAGGCGAGCCGAGCTGCTGACCTTTCTTCTATGATGAACTCATTCAGCGAAAAGGCTGAAACTGCGAATGTATCAGGAGGCAATGCTGGAACAAGAGCGGAAGAAGTGCTTAAGCTGACGAATGAAGGTGCTTCACTTATGCATTCCTCAACGTCTCAAATGGAACATATTGATTCAATTGTGAAGCAGGCTGCTGATAAAATGGAAAACCTCGATGTTCAATCAAAGGAGATTTCCAAGCTTGTAACAGTTATTCATGCGATTGCGGAACAGACGAACTTGCTAGCACTTAATGCGGCCATTGAAGCTGCGCGTGCGGGTGAGCATGGTAAAGGGTTCGCAGTTGTTGCGGATGAAGTACGAAAGCTTGCTGAACAAGTAACGAACTCTGTAACAGAAATTACAGGCTTCGTTAATGATATTCAGACCGAATCAGGATCTGTGGCTGCTTCTTTGCGAGACGGATATGCGGAGGTCGCAGCCGGCACACAGCAAGTTAAGGAGACAGGACGGACATTCGAGATTATAACAGCCGCTGTCGAAAGCGTAGCCGAAAGTATCCAGTCCGTTTCTGACAACCTGTCAGAAATGAATGAGAGCAGTCATAAGATGGGGATGTTCTCAGAAGAGATTGCAGCAGTCTCTGAACAGTCCGCAGCAGGGATTGAAGAGACATCCGCTTCTTCAGAAGAGACATCAAGTTCTATGGAGGAAGTGGCCGCGAATGCGCGTGAGCTATCAACGCTGGCTGAGAATCTGAACAGTCTCGTTAAGCAATTTAAAGTATGA
- a CDS encoding methyl-accepting chemotaxis protein, which produces MKSVKQKLLAGFGVVILLIVGIGIYNSVSVSHVNKQTTEIMDRQVPFLVANSRISYDIANRLAVARAYVLYEGNKEYRDRFKIYSEQSKEYEMNIKEKSTKPEFLDKVDDVSAWDQSVLEKVFDVYDKDGKEAALRNLKDEVEPQARELMTFFDVASSDREKAITKAGTAVLKSGKVNITTFIILSLIMLVASVAIALMTARMIANPIKEVMEWMKSLAKGDLSREPLIPSSRDEVGQLIVAANDVNEQMREIMQEIGTVSERVSSQSEELTQSASEVKAGAEQIAVTMEELADGSETQANKASELSGLMSGFSNEIRHASNNGTEVNEASNHVLELAEEGGLMMAESTKQMERIEAIVQNAVDKMDGLDTQSKEISQLVGVIKDISDQTNLLALNASIEAARAGEHGKGFAVVANEVGKLAEQVGNSVTNITHIVTSIQSETSDVSASLESGYKEVGHGTDQIRKTEKTFSEIKNALVQMAERIDAISGNLAKVSSGSDEMNAFVQEIAAVSEESAAGVEQTSATSQQSASSMEEIAESSGELANLAEQLNGLVGKFKL; this is translated from the coding sequence ATGAAAAGTGTCAAACAAAAGCTATTGGCAGGGTTCGGGGTTGTCATTCTCCTAATTGTGGGAATCGGAATCTACAATTCAGTTTCAGTCAGTCATGTGAATAAGCAGACAACTGAAATCATGGACAGGCAAGTTCCTTTCCTCGTAGCGAACTCTAGAATCTCCTATGACATTGCAAATCGCCTCGCGGTTGCACGTGCTTATGTCCTTTATGAAGGAAATAAGGAATATCGTGATCGTTTTAAAATTTATTCCGAACAGAGCAAAGAATATGAAATGAATATAAAAGAGAAGAGCACCAAGCCGGAGTTTTTAGACAAAGTAGATGACGTGAGCGCATGGGACCAGTCTGTACTTGAGAAGGTGTTCGACGTCTATGATAAAGATGGTAAGGAAGCTGCATTACGAAATCTTAAAGATGAAGTGGAGCCTCAGGCGAGGGAGCTGATGACATTCTTTGATGTGGCATCAAGCGATAGGGAAAAGGCAATTACTAAAGCAGGTACAGCCGTTCTGAAAAGTGGTAAGGTCAATATCACTACCTTTATTATCCTTTCATTAATAATGCTTGTTGCAAGTGTTGCCATCGCACTTATGACAGCTCGTATGATTGCCAATCCGATCAAAGAAGTCATGGAATGGATGAAGTCACTTGCAAAAGGAGACCTGTCTCGTGAACCGCTAATCCCGTCTTCCCGGGATGAAGTAGGCCAACTCATTGTGGCAGCTAATGATGTGAATGAACAAATGCGTGAAATTATGCAGGAAATTGGTACTGTCTCAGAACGGGTAAGCAGTCAAAGTGAGGAATTGACACAGTCAGCCAGCGAAGTTAAAGCAGGTGCTGAACAGATTGCTGTGACGATGGAGGAACTGGCAGACGGCTCTGAAACCCAAGCGAATAAGGCTTCAGAACTGTCCGGCCTTATGAGTGGATTTTCTAATGAAATCCGCCATGCGAGCAATAATGGCACTGAAGTGAATGAGGCTTCAAACCATGTGCTGGAGCTTGCTGAAGAAGGCGGTCTAATGATGGCTGAGTCGACAAAACAAATGGAGAGAATTGAAGCAATTGTACAAAATGCTGTAGATAAAATGGATGGACTGGATACACAATCCAAAGAGATTTCTCAACTTGTTGGAGTGATTAAAGATATCTCAGATCAGACAAATCTGCTTGCTTTGAACGCATCAATAGAAGCTGCCAGGGCCGGAGAACATGGTAAAGGCTTTGCGGTTGTAGCGAATGAAGTTGGCAAACTTGCAGAGCAAGTGGGGAACTCTGTAACGAATATTACACATATCGTTACGTCCATCCAGAGCGAGACGTCTGACGTTTCTGCATCCTTGGAGAGTGGTTACAAAGAAGTCGGCCACGGAACTGACCAGATACGCAAGACTGAAAAGACGTTCAGCGAAATTAAAAATGCCCTCGTCCAAATGGCAGAGCGGATTGACGCTATTTCGGGAAACCTTGCTAAAGTGTCTTCAGGCAGTGATGAAATGAATGCATTCGTTCAGGAAATCGCAGCAGTATCGGAAGAGTCCGCGGCAGGTGTGGAGCAGACTTCTGCGACATCACAGCAATCGGCAAGTTCCATGGAAGAAATAGCAGAGAGTTCAGGAGAGCTAGCAAATTTAGCAGAACAATTGAACGGCCTTGTAGGTAAATTCAAACTTTGA